The Pseudalkalibacillus hwajinpoensis DNA window CAGGGTCTATTGCGTAATCCGTTAGCTGATCCGTACGTACTCGGCGTATCGTCCGGAGCATCGGTCGGGGCGGTTCTCGTCCTGTTTTTCAATCTGTCGCTCCCGTTCATCGGCATTTTCACCCTGCCCGTCATGAGCATCGCCGCATCGATCATCACCATTTTCCTCGTGCTCTTTTTTGCACGACAAATTGAGCGATCCATGCGCGTTGAAACAATCATCTTAACAGGAATCGTCTTTAGTTCATTCCTTGGCTCGCTGCTCTCGCTCATGATCGCCCTCACAGGGGAAGAACTGCGCCAGATTATCGGCTGGCTGCTAGGAAGTGTCTCAATGCGAGGCTGGGAGTACATCGCGATCATCCTGCCGTTTTTCATCATTGGATCAAGTATCCTGCTCTTCAGTAGTAAGGAGCTAAACGCGATGTCGTTTGGCGAAGAACGCGCCCAGCACATCGGCGTTAACGTCGCACGGCGCAAGCTCTGGATACTGATCGGAGGCTCTATTTTAACCGGTGCTGCCGTTGCCGTTTCAGGAACGATCGGCTTTGTCGGACTCGTCATTCCGCATTTAACACGACTGTTATGGGGACCGGACCACCGTCATCTTCTACCGCTATCGATTTTACTCGGGGCCGCCTTCCTGATCATCGCGGACCTTTTCTCACGGACGATCATTTCACCAACCGAATTGCCAATCGGTGTCATCACATCCTTAATCGGCGCACCGGTATTCGCGATCATTTTAATTCGAAGACGTAAGGAAAGAAGAGGATAAGCATGCTTAATGTAAATCACGTAACGGGAGGGTATCCCGGCCATGATGTGCTCGACAACATTTCATTTGACGTGAATAAAGGAGAGCTCCTCGGTATCGTTGGGCCGAACGGAAGCGGAAAGACGACCATTTTCAAAATGATCAGCGGCATCCTGAAGGCGAAGACGGGATCGATTTTGCTAAAAGAAAAGCCGATCAGCAGCTATTCGGCGAAACAACTGGCTAAAGTGCTCGCCGTCCTCCCGCAGCATGCTGAACAAGCCTTTCCTTATACGGTAAAAGAAACCGTCTCACTTGGCCGCTATGCACATCATACCGGCTGGTTCCAGATGTGGAGTGATCAGGACGAAGCGGTCGTTGAGCGCACGATGGAACAGACCGGAATCGCCGCCTTTCAAGATAGCTATGTGAACGAGCTATCCGGTGGTGAGCGTCAGCGCGTTTTCCTTGCTCAGGCACTGGCCCAGGAACCGGAAATACTGCTCCTGGATGAACCAACGAACCATCTCGATCTCTCCTATCAAAAAGAACTGCTCGATTTACTAAGAAAATGGACGCGCGAACAGGGGCTAACGGTCATTTCGATTTTCCATGACTTGAATCTTGCCGGCCTGTATTGCGATCGCCTGCTCCTGCTTGATGACGGTCAAATCAACATGCACCATAAGCCAAACGACGTCCTGAACGAAGAGCGAATTCAATCGGTTTACCGCACAAACATCGAAAAACACCCGCATCCGACCGTACCAAAACCGCAAATGCTACTGTTACCAGAGAAGCAGGCGGAAGACATGAGTGATATCCAAATCGATGATCGTTATCTTGAGCGAACGGACGAAATGATTACGCTCAAGAGCCCATTCCCGCTCCGTACAATGTCATCAGGCGTTGTAGGATCCGGAACTGGCTGGTACAACACGTTCGTCAATCGTCATGTTGATAAAAGCTACAATTGCACCGATCACCGCGCTGAAATGGCTGCTTATCTCAAGAACCATCACATCGACCCAACTGAAACTGTCGGCATGATGACGGCTGTTCGACTCGAGGATGTTTCTTATCAACTGATCGAAGAAGGAGACGTGTCGGCTTTTATCGTTGTCACAGCAGGTGTTGGTAACGCCGTTGACGCATCACGAAGTGCGGATCACGTCTACCAGCCGCTTCCAGGCACGATCAACACCTGGATTTTCGTAAATGGAACGCTGACTGATGAAGCATTCATCCAGAGCATCATGACCGCAACGGAAGCGAAGGTCAAGGTGATGCATGACCAGCATGTTCCCGATTCCGTCACAGGGACTACGGCCACAGGTACTTCAACTGACAGCATCCTAATCGCCGCGACGCAAAGAGGAGAGCACCTCCCATACGCTGGTACGATCACGACATTAGGCAAGCTTGTTAGCAAGGGTGTTTACACGTGCACGACTGAAGCGCTTTTAAAATACAGAGCTAGAGTTTCCGTATGATCATCAATCACCTGATCGCCATGACCATCGCTTTCTGTCTCGATCTTCTCATCGGCGATCCGCCGAAATGGCCACATCCGGTTAAATGGATCGGGTCGCTCATTGGCTTTTTTGAAAAACGGTGGAATCACGGAAAGTATCGCAGATTAAAAGGAGCAGCCATGACGCTTACCATCCTTGTGATTGTCATGATGACAACCGGTATTACAGTCTACCTCGCCTACAGCATTCATCCAATTGCCGGCATCATCTGGGAAGCCATCCTGATCGCCACCGCCATTGCTCAGAAAAGCCTGCGGACAGCTGCTCTAGAGGTGTACCGGCCATTGCGAAAAGGTGACATGAGTGAAGCGCGACTTAAACTTTCGTATATCGTCGGTCGTGACACCGAGCATCTCGGAGAAAGTGAGATTGTGAGAGGAACGGTCGAAACCGTCGCCGAAAATACGAGCGATGGCATCACCGCGCCGCTTTTCTGGGCGTTGATTGGCGGAAGCACAGGGGCAATGATGTATCGTGCGATCAATACTTGCGACTCGATGGTCGGTTATCGTAACGAAACATACGAAGCTTATGGATGGGCATCCGCAAAACTAGATGACCTGGTCAACTGGATTCCAGCACGACTGACAGGGTTAGCAATGATGCTAACCAGAAAGCCTGAACACACAGCAAAACACCCCTGGCACATCCTTTTTCGAGATGCAAGGCAGCACCCTAGCCCGAATAGCGGCTGGGGCGAAGCGGCAACAGCATCGTTACTCGGCATCCAGCTTGGAGGAACGAACACGTACAAAGGCGTGGTTTCCAATCGTGCACGAATGGGTGATCCAACCAACACGCTCAGTGCCATACATATTCCGAAATCAATCAGCATCATGAACCGCGCATCACTCATCTTTCTTATCACGCTCTGGATCGGAGGACTCATCCTTGACGCTACCATCACATGGCTCTAATCCACACTACTTATACGAAGCTATGAACCTTACACAGCCCGAGACGGTCATCGATTTCAGCGCAAACCTGAACCCGCTCGGACCACCGCCAGCGCTTAAGCAAAAATGGCAGGAGGCCTATGAGCTCATTACAACCTATCCTGACCCACATGCGTCATCCTTAACTACGAAGCTAGCAAGTAAAGAAGGCGTACAGGAAAGCGAGCTTCTCATCGGGAATGGAGGAGCGGAGCTGATCACGCTCGTTGGTCGTTTTCTAGCAGGGCAACGCATCTGTATCGTTCAGCCCGCGTTCTCAGAATACGAGATGGCGTGTAGGAGTGCCGGCTGCGAAATTGAATATCACACGCTGAAAGAAGGCGAGTGGCCGCTTGTGCCGGCGCGGTTAATCGATAAAATGCCTCATCTCGACGCTATTTTTCTCTGCACGCCAAATAACCCGACCGGCGTTTCCTATGATCCAGCCGCGATTAGAACACTTTTAAAAGAATCAGAGAATCATAGCTGCTTCCTCATCATAGACGAGGCCTTTGCTGACTTTCTGTCAGACGCTTCATACGCACCCGAAATCGCGACATACCCGAAGCTCATTATCCTGCGTTCTTTAACGAAAATGTATGCGATACCAGGTTTACGTCTCGGCTACATGATTGCGAATCCTACCGTCATCAGCGCAATTAAAGCGTTACAACCACACTGGAGCGTAAATGCTCTAGCCTTACTAGCAGGGGAAGTTTGCCTGGAGCAAATACGACACGTTATCGCGAGCCGGAAGTTAATCGCACAGGAGCGGAATAAGCTCCATGCATTTTTAATAGAAAAGAACTACAGCTACTCAAACTCAAGCGTGAACTTTTACCTGATGAAGGACCCGAATCTCACCGATCAAACACCACTGCTACGTTATCTGATGAGTGAAGGAATCGTTCCAAGACACACAGAGAACTTCCCTGGTTTGAACGGAAGGTGGCTTAGATTCGCGATCAGAACCCCTGACGAAAATAGACGATTAATGGAGGTGCTGGCATGGCGCTAATCTTTATCACAGGCGGCGTAAGAAGCGGGAAAAGTAGCTTCGCTGAAAAGCGCGCGACAGAGCTTGCCGGGGCGCATGGAAAGTCCCTGTCTTACATCGCCTGCGGGCAGCCGAGTGACCCAGAAATGATGTCAAGAATCGAGCATCACAAGCATCAGCGTGACGCGAACAGTGTTCCATGGGAAACAGTTGAAGCGCAGGTGGATATTGGGGCTACAGTTCCAAATATGAACTCCGATGCGATCGTCCTTCTGGATTGCTTAACAACTTTACTTTCCAATGAACTGTTTAGTGATGGAGATTGGTCAGAATCTTCATTTCAAAATAGAGTGAAAGAAACGATCCAGCACGATATCAGCAAGATTGAAAAAAATTGCAGCACGCTCATCATTGTCAGCAATGAGCTCGGCCATGAACCGTTAAAAAGTGAGCTAGTCCACGTCTACGCACGCCTGCTTGGCGAACTTCACCAGTGGATCGTTAAGGATGCGGACGAAGCATATCTCGTTGAAGCAGGCATCCCGCTACGAAAGAAAGGGGAGGTGAGTGAATGAATGGCATCATGATTCAAGGCACCGCCTCTGATGTTGGCAAAAGCTTGATCGTCACTGCGTTCTGTCGCCTGCTCGCGAATGAAGGCTATGCCGTCGCCCCGTTTAAATCCCAGAACATGTCCAACAATTCCTACGTCACGATCGAAGGAAAGGAAATCGGCAGAGCTCAAGGGGCACAGGCAGAAGCGGCCCGGACGGAAGCGAGTGTCTGGATGAATCCAATCTTGCTGAAGCCGAGGTCTGATCAGCATGCTGAAGTTATTCAGTTCGGCACATCGTATCGCACCCTTTCAGGGAAGGATTACCGCGAATCCTTTTATCAAATGGGACTTGAAAGCATTCAGCTCGCGCTTGATCACCTGAACGACGCGTACGACGTGATCGTGATGGAAGGCGCCGGCAGCCCGGTTGAAGTGAACCTGAAGGCTCGCGAGCTTGTGAACATGAAGGTTGCAGAGATGGCCGATGTTCCCGTGCTTCTCGCTGCAGATATTGATCGTGGCGGGGTTTTCGCAAGCATTATCGGCACGCTAGAACTGCTTGAACCGAATGAGCGCGCTCGTGTGAAGGGCATCCTCATCAATAAATTCCGCGGCGATCCGGAACTTTTCGAAGACGGGATCACCTGGATTGAGGAGCGAACTGGCCTTCCGATCGTCGGTGTTCTGCCTTATGTCGAGCACCATGTTGAAGGAGAAGATTCCCTATCGATAGGTGATCGCTTTTCCACTAAAAATGGCACACTTGAGCTTGCCGTAATTCAACTTCCATTTCTATCAAACTATAGCGACATGGAACCGTTTAACGAGGAGGACGTCACGATCCGCTGGGTCCAGCATGCCCGGGACATCGGTCAGCCGGATGCGATTATTATTCCGGGTACGAAAAGTACGATGAGCGACCTCGCCTGGCTAAAGGAGCGTGGATTTGCGACATATTTAAACGACTACGTCAAAGAAGGCGGTAGCGTTGTCGGCATTTGCGGCGGCTATCAGA harbors:
- a CDS encoding FecCD family ABC transporter permease, which produces MSLQNNRIIAYVTATALLIAAMLIGISIGTVSVPVLTILKLIGAELLHLPTGKTDPMFTTIVMDIRLPRVILAGLVGASLAIAGAAFQGLLRNPLADPYVLGVSSGASVGAVLVLFFNLSLPFIGIFTLPVMSIAASIITIFLVLFFARQIERSMRVETIILTGIVFSSFLGSLLSLMIALTGEELRQIIGWLLGSVSMRGWEYIAIILPFFIIGSSILLFSSKELNAMSFGEERAQHIGVNVARRKLWILIGGSILTGAAVAVSGTIGFVGLVIPHLTRLLWGPDHRHLLPLSILLGAAFLIIADLFSRTIISPTELPIGVITSLIGAPVFAIILIRRRKERRG
- a CDS encoding adenosylcobinamide amidohydrolase, giving the protein MLNVNHVTGGYPGHDVLDNISFDVNKGELLGIVGPNGSGKTTIFKMISGILKAKTGSILLKEKPISSYSAKQLAKVLAVLPQHAEQAFPYTVKETVSLGRYAHHTGWFQMWSDQDEAVVERTMEQTGIAAFQDSYVNELSGGERQRVFLAQALAQEPEILLLDEPTNHLDLSYQKELLDLLRKWTREQGLTVISIFHDLNLAGLYCDRLLLLDDGQINMHHKPNDVLNEERIQSVYRTNIEKHPHPTVPKPQMLLLPEKQAEDMSDIQIDDRYLERTDEMITLKSPFPLRTMSSGVVGSGTGWYNTFVNRHVDKSYNCTDHRAEMAAYLKNHHIDPTETVGMMTAVRLEDVSYQLIEEGDVSAFIVVTAGVGNAVDASRSADHVYQPLPGTINTWIFVNGTLTDEAFIQSIMTATEAKVKVMHDQHVPDSVTGTTATGTSTDSILIAATQRGEHLPYAGTITTLGKLVSKGVYTCTTEALLKYRARVSV
- the cbiB gene encoding adenosylcobinamide-phosphate synthase CbiB, with protein sequence MIINHLIAMTIAFCLDLLIGDPPKWPHPVKWIGSLIGFFEKRWNHGKYRRLKGAAMTLTILVIVMMTTGITVYLAYSIHPIAGIIWEAILIATAIAQKSLRTAALEVYRPLRKGDMSEARLKLSYIVGRDTEHLGESEIVRGTVETVAENTSDGITAPLFWALIGGSTGAMMYRAINTCDSMVGYRNETYEAYGWASAKLDDLVNWIPARLTGLAMMLTRKPEHTAKHPWHILFRDARQHPSPNSGWGEAATASLLGIQLGGTNTYKGVVSNRARMGDPTNTLSAIHIPKSISIMNRASLIFLITLWIGGLILDATITWL
- the cobD gene encoding threonine-phosphate decarboxylase CobD, producing MTLPSHGSNPHYLYEAMNLTQPETVIDFSANLNPLGPPPALKQKWQEAYELITTYPDPHASSLTTKLASKEGVQESELLIGNGGAELITLVGRFLAGQRICIVQPAFSEYEMACRSAGCEIEYHTLKEGEWPLVPARLIDKMPHLDAIFLCTPNNPTGVSYDPAAIRTLLKESENHSCFLIIDEAFADFLSDASYAPEIATYPKLIILRSLTKMYAIPGLRLGYMIANPTVISAIKALQPHWSVNALALLAGEVCLEQIRHVIASRKLIAQERNKLHAFLIEKNYSYSNSSVNFYLMKDPNLTDQTPLLRYLMSEGIVPRHTENFPGLNGRWLRFAIRTPDENRRLMEVLAWR
- a CDS encoding bifunctional adenosylcobinamide kinase/adenosylcobinamide-phosphate guanylyltransferase translates to MALIFITGGVRSGKSSFAEKRATELAGAHGKSLSYIACGQPSDPEMMSRIEHHKHQRDANSVPWETVEAQVDIGATVPNMNSDAIVLLDCLTTLLSNELFSDGDWSESSFQNRVKETIQHDISKIEKNCSTLIIVSNELGHEPLKSELVHVYARLLGELHQWIVKDADEAYLVEAGIPLRKKGEVSE
- a CDS encoding cobyric acid synthase, whose translation is MNGIMIQGTASDVGKSLIVTAFCRLLANEGYAVAPFKSQNMSNNSYVTIEGKEIGRAQGAQAEAARTEASVWMNPILLKPRSDQHAEVIQFGTSYRTLSGKDYRESFYQMGLESIQLALDHLNDAYDVIVMEGAGSPVEVNLKARELVNMKVAEMADVPVLLAADIDRGGVFASIIGTLELLEPNERARVKGILINKFRGDPELFEDGITWIEERTGLPIVGVLPYVEHHVEGEDSLSIGDRFSTKNGTLELAVIQLPFLSNYSDMEPFNEEDVTIRWVQHARDIGQPDAIIIPGTKSTMSDLAWLKERGFATYLNDYVKEGGSVVGICGGYQMLTEQLYDEFGSDTGKAGALEKGIGLIPAKTSFHKEKQTTRVKGTLHPATNALSSIEGYEIHLGQTRFIDPEDKPFLQLQDRPEGYYREDGRVIGTYLHHLFHNDEWRTIWLNRLRFKKGHSPQEQVNQKDVKDQTYDDLANQLKPHLKWELIKDILFQRDHV